The Oncorhynchus nerka isolate Pitt River linkage group LG9a, Oner_Uvic_2.0, whole genome shotgun sequence genome has a segment encoding these proteins:
- the LOC115115103 gene encoding troponin I, cardiac muscle-like, with product MADAPKPKEKSKISSARRLGLKIRLLIVAGQMLEVEVEEKKRERDEALAERVPPLKLSGLSVEELQDLCRDLHHKIDVVDEERYDVGLKVTKNDKEIHDLGLKIIELQSKFKKPNLRRVKISAEAMLSVLLGSKHKETIDFKSNLKTVKKPEEKKEEVTDWRQNVDAMSGMEGRKKMFDA from the exons ACCAAAACCAAAAGAAAAGTCCAAGATCTCCTCAGCCCGACGGTTGGGTTTGAAG ATCAGATTGCTGATTGTAGCTGGCCAGATGCTAGAGgttgaggtggaggagaagaagagagaaagagatgaagcTCTGGCTGAGAGAGTCCCTCCTCTCAAACTGTCTGGCTTGTCTGTGGAGGAGCTCCAG GATTTGTGCAGAGATCTGCACCATAAGATCGATGTGGTAGATGAGGAGCGATATGACGTGGGACTCAAAGTTACCAAAAATGACAAGGAG ATCCATGATTTAGGACTAAAGATCATTGAGCTGCAGAGCAAATTCAAGAAGCCAAACCTGAGGAGGGTGAAGATCTCAGCTGAAGCCATGCTCAGTGTTCTGCTTGGCTCCAAGCATAAGGAGACCATCGACTTCAAGTCCAACCTCAAGACAGTCAAGAAACCAGAGGAGAAG AAAGAAGAGGTCACCGACTGGCGTCAAAATGTGGATGCCATGTCTGGCATGGAGGGCAGAAAGAAGATGTTTGACGCTTGA
- the LOC115115106 gene encoding troponin I, slow skeletal muscle-like — protein MKILIVNIIVYSLFSNELKTSSLSSFQPKPKSKISASRRLFLKTKLVKKAMAMLMAEKEQKVIDRESTLSERVPALNLSGLSVQDLQTLCKELHQKIDVVDEERYDIAMKVSKSDAEIENLTMKIIELKGKKRPQLKRVRVSAEAMMGALLGAKIKESVDFKANLKTVKKEEEKKEEVTDWRKNVDAMSGMEGRKKMFAAS, from the exons ATGAAAATATTGATCGTGAATATTATTGTTTATTCGTTGTTTAGCAATGAGCTTAAGACATCTTCTCTGTCCTCATTTCAGCCAAAACCAAAGTCGAAGATCTCTGCATCTCGCAGACTCTTCTTGAAG ACCAAGCTGGTGAAGAAGGCCATGGCTATGTTGATGGCTGAAAAGGAGCAGAAGGTGATTGACAGAGAAAGCACACTGAGTGAACGAGTCCCAGCACTCAACCTCTCTGGGCTGTCTGTACAGGACCTGCAG ACTCTTTGTAAAGAACTGCACCAGAAAATTGATGTTGTTGATGAAGAGCGGTACGACATCGCAATGAAAGTCTCCAAAAGTGACGCAGAG ATTGAAAATCTGACCATGAAGATCATTGAGCTGAAGGGCAAGAAGCGACCTCAGCTGAAGAGGGTGAGAGTATCAGCTGAAGCCATGATGGGGGCCCTGCTGGGAGCCAAGATCAAAGAGTCTGTCGACTTCAAGGCCAACCTCAAGACTGTCaagaaggaagaggagaag AAAGAGGAAGTGACTGATTGGCGTAAGAATGTGGATGCCATGTCTGGCATGGAGGGCAGAAAGAAGATGTTCGCTGCTTCCTAA
- the LOC115115104 gene encoding bisphosphoglycerate mutase-like isoform X2 — protein sequence MLSMVVQISVSSHFWDGLVTRRAAAARQSFRMSKYKVFVMRHGEGAWTKENRFCSWVDQRLSADGVKEALACGHLLKEAGYQLDVVFTSLLSRSIHTAWLLLEAMGQEWVPVVRTWRLNERHYGALIGLNRAEMALNHGEEQVKQWRRSYDLTPPPIDESHPYFLEIYNDRRYSTCDVSKEFLPKSESLKDVLERLQPYWDGTIVPEIKRGKLVLISGHGNSCRALLKHLEGISDADIVNVTLPTGTPILIELDENFRPTKPMQLLGDQKAIQAAIRKVEDQGKVKQTA from the exons ATGCTCTCGATGGTTGTCCAAATTTCTGTCAGCAGTCACTTTTGGGACGGACTTGTAACTCGCAGG GCTGCTGCTGCCAGACAGTCTTTCCGGATGTCCAAGTACAAAGTCTTTGTGATGAGGCATGGAGAAGGAGCCTGGACCAAAGAGAACCGCTTCTGCAGCTGGGTGGACCAGAGGCTGAGTGCGGACGGGGTCAAGGAGGCTTTGGCGTGCGGTCACCTCCTGAAGGAAGCAGGCTACCAGCTGGATGTGGTATTTACCTCCCTGCTCAGCCGATCCATCCACACAGCCTGGCTGTTGTTGGAAGCCATGGGGCAGGAGTGGGTCCCCGTGGTCAGGACGTGGAGACTCAACGAGCGCCATTATGGTGCTCTGATCGGGCTGAATAGAGCTGAGATGGCCCTAAACCACGGTGAGGAGCAGGTgaaacagtggaggaggagctaTGACCTCACGCCTCCCCCTATCGATGAATCACACCCTtacttcctggagatctacaatGACCGCCGGTATTCTACCTGTGATGTGTCTAAAGAGTTTCTTCCGAAGTCAGAGAGCCTGAAGGATGTCTTAGAGAGGCTCCAGCCATACTGGGACGGCACCATTGTGCCGGAGATCAAACGGGGGAAATTGGTGCTCATCTCTGGGCACGGGAATAGCTGCAGGGCCCTGCTGAAACACCTGGAAG GTATATCAGATGCTGATATCGTCAATGTGACGTTACCCACTGGGACACCCATTCTGATTGAGCTGGATGAGAACTTCCGGCCCACCAAACCCATGCAGCTCCTGGGAGACCAGAAAGCCATCCAGGCAGCCATCAGGAAGGTGGAGGACCAGGGTAAGgtcaaacaaacagcctga
- the LOC115115104 gene encoding bisphosphoglycerate mutase-like isoform X1, with product MLSMVVQISVSSHFWDGLVTRRAAAARQSFRMSKYKVFVMRHGEGAWTKENRFCSWVDQRLSADGVKEALACGHLLKEAGYQLDVVFTSLLSRSIHTAWLLLEAMGQEWVPVVRTWRLNERHYGALIGLNRAEMALNHGEEQVKQWRRSYDLTPPPIDESHPYFLEIYNDRRYSTCDVSKEFLPKSESLKDVLERLQPYWDGTIVPEIKRGKLVLISGHGNSCRALLKHLEGISDADIVNVTLPTGTPILIELDENFRPTKPMQLLGDQKAIQAAIRKVEDQDQPGCQIRHVSILRTA from the exons ATGCTCTCGATGGTTGTCCAAATTTCTGTCAGCAGTCACTTTTGGGACGGACTTGTAACTCGCAGG GCTGCTGCTGCCAGACAGTCTTTCCGGATGTCCAAGTACAAAGTCTTTGTGATGAGGCATGGAGAAGGAGCCTGGACCAAAGAGAACCGCTTCTGCAGCTGGGTGGACCAGAGGCTGAGTGCGGACGGGGTCAAGGAGGCTTTGGCGTGCGGTCACCTCCTGAAGGAAGCAGGCTACCAGCTGGATGTGGTATTTACCTCCCTGCTCAGCCGATCCATCCACACAGCCTGGCTGTTGTTGGAAGCCATGGGGCAGGAGTGGGTCCCCGTGGTCAGGACGTGGAGACTCAACGAGCGCCATTATGGTGCTCTGATCGGGCTGAATAGAGCTGAGATGGCCCTAAACCACGGTGAGGAGCAGGTgaaacagtggaggaggagctaTGACCTCACGCCTCCCCCTATCGATGAATCACACCCTtacttcctggagatctacaatGACCGCCGGTATTCTACCTGTGATGTGTCTAAAGAGTTTCTTCCGAAGTCAGAGAGCCTGAAGGATGTCTTAGAGAGGCTCCAGCCATACTGGGACGGCACCATTGTGCCGGAGATCAAACGGGGGAAATTGGTGCTCATCTCTGGGCACGGGAATAGCTGCAGGGCCCTGCTGAAACACCTGGAAG GTATATCAGATGCTGATATCGTCAATGTGACGTTACCCACTGGGACACCCATTCTGATTGAGCTGGATGAGAACTTCCGGCCCACCAAACCCATGCAGCTCCTGGGAGACCAGAAAGCCATCCAGGCAGCCATCAGGAAGGTGGAGGACCAGG
- the LOC115115104 gene encoding bisphosphoglycerate mutase-like isoform X3: MSKYKVFVMRHGEGAWTKENRFCSWVDQRLSADGVKEALACGHLLKEAGYQLDVVFTSLLSRSIHTAWLLLEAMGQEWVPVVRTWRLNERHYGALIGLNRAEMALNHGEEQVKQWRRSYDLTPPPIDESHPYFLEIYNDRRYSTCDVSKEFLPKSESLKDVLERLQPYWDGTIVPEIKRGKLVLISGHGNSCRALLKHLEGISDADIVNVTLPTGTPILIELDENFRPTKPMQLLGDQKAIQAAIRKVEDQDQPGCQIRHVSILRTA; this comes from the exons ATGTCCAAGTACAAAGTCTTTGTGATGAGGCATGGAGAAGGAGCCTGGACCAAAGAGAACCGCTTCTGCAGCTGGGTGGACCAGAGGCTGAGTGCGGACGGGGTCAAGGAGGCTTTGGCGTGCGGTCACCTCCTGAAGGAAGCAGGCTACCAGCTGGATGTGGTATTTACCTCCCTGCTCAGCCGATCCATCCACACAGCCTGGCTGTTGTTGGAAGCCATGGGGCAGGAGTGGGTCCCCGTGGTCAGGACGTGGAGACTCAACGAGCGCCATTATGGTGCTCTGATCGGGCTGAATAGAGCTGAGATGGCCCTAAACCACGGTGAGGAGCAGGTgaaacagtggaggaggagctaTGACCTCACGCCTCCCCCTATCGATGAATCACACCCTtacttcctggagatctacaatGACCGCCGGTATTCTACCTGTGATGTGTCTAAAGAGTTTCTTCCGAAGTCAGAGAGCCTGAAGGATGTCTTAGAGAGGCTCCAGCCATACTGGGACGGCACCATTGTGCCGGAGATCAAACGGGGGAAATTGGTGCTCATCTCTGGGCACGGGAATAGCTGCAGGGCCCTGCTGAAACACCTGGAAG GTATATCAGATGCTGATATCGTCAATGTGACGTTACCCACTGGGACACCCATTCTGATTGAGCTGGATGAGAACTTCCGGCCCACCAAACCCATGCAGCTCCTGGGAGACCAGAAAGCCATCCAGGCAGCCATCAGGAAGGTGGAGGACCAGG